In Triticum urartu cultivar G1812 chromosome 6, Tu2.1, whole genome shotgun sequence, the following proteins share a genomic window:
- the LOC125512168 gene encoding remorin-like, which yields MAGEEAKKAVPAAAAPEAAAEKDVPVVIPPPPGAKPPAVADDSKALVVVDSKAAEKPHPEKNIHRGAHERDVALAKVETEKMSSLIKAWVENEKAKAENKAAKKLSSILSWENTKKATIDAQLKRKEEELEKKKAEYAEKMKNRKAIAHREAEEKRAMVVARRGEEVLKAEEMAAKYRATGLAPKKLLGCFGA from the exons ATGGCCGGGGAGGAAGCCAAGAAGGCGGTGCCGGCTGCTGCGGCGCCGGAGGCGGCCGCAGAGAAGGACGTGCCGGTGGTCATCCCGCCTCCCCCGGGGGCCAAGCCACCGGCCGTGGCCGATGACTCCAAGGCCCTCGTCGTCGTCGACAGCA AAGCTGCCGAAAAACCTCACCCTGAGAAGAACATCCACAGGGGCGCACATGAAAGAG ACGTCGCTCTTGCAAAGGTGGAGACGGAGAAGATGAGCTCTTTGATCAAAGCATGGGTGGAGAACGAGAAGGCCAAGGCTGAGAACAA GGCTGCTAAGAAGCTATCGTCCATTCTTTCATGGGAGAACACAAAGAAGGCAACCATAGATGCTCAACTCAAAAGGAAGGAA GAAGAGTTGGAAAAGAAGAAGGCCGAATACGCTGAGAAGATGAAGAACAGAAAGGCAATCGCCCACAGGGAAGCTGAAGAGAAGAGAGCAATGGTAGTGGCCCGGCGTGGTGAAGAAGTTCTCAAGGCCGAGGAGATGGCAGCAAAGTACCGTGCAACCGGGCTGGCTCCCAAGAAACTTCTCGGATGTTTCGGGGCATAA
- the LOC125513854 gene encoding probable ascorbate-specific transmembrane electron transporter 1, whose translation MGLGVRAAPFTYVAHALAVVAAAMVLYWCIHFRGGLAFEADNKNLIFNVHPVLMLIGFIILGSEAIMIYKVLPTVNHDTTKLIHLVLHAIALVLGAVGIYCAFKNHNETGIANLYSLHSWLGIGTISLYGIQWIFGFLAFFFPKAAPNVRKGALPWHVLLGIFVYILALATAELGFLEKLTFLQSSGIDKYGPESFLVNFTALVVVLFGASVVVAAVAPARLEEPQDYAPIPEN comes from the exons ATGGGGCTGGGCGTGAGGGCGGCGCCGTTCACGTACGTGGCGCACGCGCTGGCCGTGGTGGCCGCCGCCATGGTGCTGTACTGGTGCATCCACTTCCGCGGCGGCCTCGCCTTCGAAGCCGACAACAAGAACCTCATCTTCAAC GTTCATCCTGTTCTTATGTTGATTGGCTTTATTATTCTTGGCAGTGAAG CTATAATGATATACAAGGTACTACCTACGGTGAACCATGATACAACTAAGTTGATCCATCTAGTGCTCCATGCTATTGCGCTTGTGCTCGGTGCGGTCGGGATATACTGTGCTTTTAAGAATCACAATGAAACTGGAATTGCGAACCTTTACAGTCTGCATTCTTGGCTTGGAATAGGAACAATTTCTCTATATGGTATTCAG TGGATATTTGgattcttggccttcttcttccCCAAGGCTGCGCCAAATGTGAGGAAGGGTGCTCTTCCTTGGCACGTACTACTTGGGATCTTCGTTTACATTTTAGCCCTGGCAACGGCAGAACTTGGGTTTCTGGAGAAGCTCACCTTCCTCCAAAGCTCGGGCATCGACAAATATGGACCAGAGTCATTTCTGGTGAACTTCACGGCATTGGTTGTTGTGCTATTTGGTGCCTCAGTTGTTGTAGCTGCTGTTGCCCCAGCTCGCCTTGAAGAGCCACAGGATTATGCTCCAATCCCAGAAAACTAG
- the LOC125513855 gene encoding protein SHORTAGE IN CHIASMATA 1 homolog: MRTRFLAADYFSPVPAASCSDRALALAALRFPPLPVPSLPPDPRFPFPLPFPAAADLPAVSISGDGLDSLPISSALSEFLAAVIPQPLPVPTTPAADEGLDDFLYDRGVYSKGFSSRESVALKIPDGLDEINREKEGEGDGSISMSDRSGTSTDTKRWELLKEHIFEVAEVDLPQVLEGASFGGDQSGDGVTLSFHVPDVKIHLDFIDIDTEMTLRYPTELAESIYQVEKIPVKHNDDEDLLSARNSNFSAIAALDCGVAIPQLEVSRHSWELNECPTKAEVSNIFHNLVEHLGEAQVQHPVLNSTEFLRSTDMDMLAFVSKDAPCADYQADKPTTVKAAVQMDLVRINDNVLLERNSALYPLKPDGTFSDLPCSVLLEEVEIIDFPSEDVFRMLVQSDAAELNTSDEIFKDDFYQARRFYESVVSSELVLVDDTFRSLPTPILTDEDMTLRSMVPPMGEILNSLKPHSLSAADRIYLDWHLLLGGPCNREICSTYASMVEEVKSCQLNSELQVSCQQTSALGFDFLEYFWRSAKHQDDDKQNNTYVPIPLPHDPPAVAETAQKYRQESDTGGHSHMKKSSSEKATSLFESMTQSSELNFYLNVRSGTKRGTSAQSISTLDIPTLNEEAVSFPSRPKVDKLIEIHPVSLSDSIRVLIKHIHTSYTSALQESAYLRHTFSDGGLSISKQKLLGLITEGGSDGLDSHCKHGDKMELIVLYGLKQVAYYLCFFGLHAAHLYMNNLIGSFENIPERLKNSHCFIGEALWKAEKHQIDSHPSLHDIEMILRSNTCISQKILVVADRAFWLPLGQKLISMKMTFVELGKHPAASYLDPNPTTWVLGGLPKSDCVLLDNKNIPASFPFSEFGIILEYGGPNKSSTLLCLAPKLEGFPPLHFLCVKVDVEDPSLALVEDNPTDQELKTTLDTVLHALKKDLQEKMSKMRIVDSLNFVPATTQLQERQENLCKHLTADSTKKTPADDQLLRLENLEKKNIVDAHNFVPAAEERHIEEMLSKRTVLHSRHFVSALEKSSSTSVSANVIKAPQDNLSATDLPLSVKVGSIIPGRLSNPVIVVNTGSHGKNMIFSRRSSYQQILSLEKGGMQVVERDVDLPVDLILSASVCLVWFETKIFESNEFTASTEASSITNFIETIATNILMSISFCFCGCIMVFEGEAHSLSSVMESSDSLYAAAASLGMNLQLFFSRTPKSADEIILSCIRNVNRLNKAPSPDIPESESLAESFLTKFPSINPLSAYIILSCGGSLVEFLNWSHERRIQAIEKYLLSPQSISLFNALCKFGELGESKSVMTDCSSVDSDICSALLQSPRKRKKCASQAFAVPTSDRLHPDPLNRLPGNYVEHNVFSQPKFRRCSDVEDAMPQFPEVFMFDQSLSRGGEGVSCVPREHDTDAIIGNQIMSDHFSNGLTTDMRHYDRRASGMVDTYDISWQPESVGKERIKNSFPPSKPSFNRTYSHPVFPAALEINDDTGDWDIPGGTHRTWKGGDNSTACRNEMGSRYREPREEIIQSPGSSLAFLKQDSGSHATSHGSGWEMDYLRQMNEKRRARQERSRCNTPAMMSSSRMRDGASKILSPPPIDSFRYRGDRETPLRDRSPSVGIQRYGKAREGPKAHTHRARKDFKMQSSASHENRREPSIDPTWTPVDKRARQKLLFATHGKEKQSKLIWRNQNSPGIGCGFRKRYREEEGM, encoded by the exons ATGCGGACTCGCTTCCTCGCCGCCGACTACTTCTCTCCGGTGCCGGCGGCCTCCTGCTCGGACCGAGCCCTAGCCCTAGCGGCCCTGCGCTTCCCTCCTCTTCCCGTCCCCTCCCTTCCTCCCGACCCGCGTTTTCCGTTTCCTCTCCCTTTCCCCGCCGCGGCCGACCTCCCTGCAGTCAGCATCTCTGGCGACGGCCTCGACTCTCTCCCCATATCCTCCGCGCTGTCCGAGTTCCTCGCGGCCGTCATTCCGCAGCCCCTGCCTGTGCCGACTACCCCCGCCGCCGACGAG GGATTGGATGATTTCCTCTACGACAGGGGCGTGTATAGCAAGGGTTTTAGCTCGAGGGAGTCTGTTGCATTGAAAATTCCTGAT GGATTGGACGAGATTAACCGcgagaaggaaggggagggagACGGATCCATATCCATGTCAGATAGATCGGGGACCTCCACTGATACAAAG AGATGGGAACTGCTGAAGGAGCACATATTTGAGGTTGCAGAGGTCGATCTCCCGCAGGTTTTGGAAGGTGCATCCTTTGGTGGTGACCAGTCGGGTGATGGTGTTACCTTATCCTTTCATGTTCCAGATGTGAAAATTCACTTG GATTTCATTGATATTGACACTGAGATGACATTGAGATATCCAACAGAACTTGCGGAATCAATTTATCAAGTAGAGAAAATCCCGGTGAAGCATAATGATGATGAGGACCTTTTGTCTGCAAGAAATAGTAACTTCTCAGCGATTGCAGCATTAGATTGTGGTGTAGCAATACCACAACTGGAGGTTAgtaggcattcctgggagcttaATGAGTGTCCCACTAAGGCAGAGGTATCCAATATTTTTCATAACCTTGTCGAACATTTGGGTGAAGCACAAGTTCAGCATCCAGTGTTGAACTCAACTGAGTTCTTGAGATCAACTGATATGGACATGTTGGCCTTTGTTTCCAAAGATGCCCCATGTGCAGACTATCAAGCAGATAAACCAACGACAGTCAAGGCTGCAGTACAAATGGATCTTGTGAGGATCAATGATAATGTTCTACTTGAGAGAAACTCAGCACTATACCCTCTCAAGCCCGATGGGACCTTTTCAGACTTGCCTTGTTCAGTTCTTTTAGAAGAAGTAGAGATCATTGATTTTCCTTCAGAGGATGTCTTCAGAATGCTTGTTCAGTCAGATGCAGCTGAGCTGAATACATCTGATGAAATATTCAAAGACGACTTTTATCAAGCAAGACGTTTCTATGAATCAGTGGTTAGCTCTGAGTTGGTGCTGGTTGACGATACATTCAGATCACTACCTACACCTATTTTAACTGATGAAGATATGACACTGAGGTCTATGGTCCCCCCCATGGGAGAAATACTTAACTCCCTGAAACCACATTCTCTCTCTGCAGCCGACAGAATTTATTTGGACTGGCATCTTTTATTGGGAGGTCCATGCAACCGGGAGATCTGCTCTACCTATGCCAGCATGGTTGAGGAGGTAAAAAGTTGCCAGTTAAACTCTGAGCTGCAAGTCAGTTGTCAGCAGACATCAGCACTTGGCTTTGATTTTCTCGAGTATTTTTGGAGAAGTGCAAAGCACCAAGATGATGACAAACAGAACAATACTTATGTTCCTATCCCTCTACCTCATGATCCACCTGCTGTAGCGGAAACAGCTCAGAAATACAGACAAGAAAGTGATACTGGAGGCCACAGTCACATGAAAAAGTCGAGTTCAGAAAAGGCAACTTCCTTATTCGAGTCAATGACACAATCCAGTGAACTAAATTTCTACTTGAATGTCAGAAGCGGCACCAAGAGAGGAACTAGTGCTCAAAGTATTTCTACTTTGGATATCCCTACTTTAAATGAAGAAGCAGTTTCTTTTCCAAGCAGGCCTAAAGTTGACAAGCTCATAGAAATTCATCCTGTCAGCCTCTCAGATTCTATTCGAGTCCTTATCAAACACATCCATACAAGCTATACATCTGCTTTGCAAGAAAGTGCATATTTGAGGCATACTTTCTCGGATGGGGGTTTAAGCATTTCAAAGCAGAAGCTTCTTGGACTGATAACTGAAGGAGGTTCAGATGGCCTTGATAGTCACTGTAAACACGGAGATAAGATGGAACTCATTGTACTCTATGGATTAAAACAGGTTGCATATTATCTATGTTTCTTTGGTTTGCATGCTGCCCATCTGTACATGAACAACCTGATTGGAAGCTTTGAAAATATTCCCGAGAGATTAAAAAATAGTCATTGTTTCATCGGCGAAGCATTGTGGAAAGCTGAGAAGCATCAGATTGACTCTCACCCATCATTGCATGACATTGAGATGATCCTGAGATCTAATACGTGTATCAGCCAAAAGATCCTTGTAGTTGCCGATAGAGCTTTCTGGCTGCCATTGGGTCAAAAATTAATTTCGATGAAGATGACATTTGTTGAGCTCGGTAAACACCCTGCTGCATCTTACTTGGATCCAAATCCTACAACTTGGGTGCTGGGAGGATTACCAAAATCAGACTGCGTTCTGCTAGATAATAA GAACATTCCAGCTTCATTCCCTTTCAGCGAGTTTGGCATCATACTGGAATATGGAGGTCCAAATAAATCATCTACCTTGTTGTGTCTGGCTCCTAAGTTAGAGGGTTTTCCACCACTACATTTCCTCTGTGTCAAAGTGGATGTTGAAGACCCTTCGCTTGCACTTGTTGAGGACAACCCTACAGACCAGGAGTTGAAAACCACATTG GATACGGTTCTGCATGCACTTAAGAAGGATTTGCAAGAGAAGATGAGCAAGATGCGTATTGTTGATTCATTGAACTTTGTGCCAGCAACTACTCAACTGCAAGAACGGCAGGAAAATCTATGCAAACATCTCACTGCTGATTCAACAAAAAAAACACCTGCAGATGATCAACTGCTCAGACTAGAAAATTTGGAAAAAAAGAATATTGTTGATGCACATAATTTTGTGCCTGCAGCTGAAGAGCGGCACATAGAGGAAATGTTGAGCAAAAGAACTGTTCTCCATTCACGACATTTTGTGTCTGCACTTGAGAAGAGCAGCTCGACTTCTGTATCTGCAAATGTGATAAAAGCCCCACAAGACAATCTATCTGCTACTGACTTGCCTTTGAGTGTAAAAGTTGGCAGCATCATTCCTGGAAGATTATCTAACCCGGTGATTGTTGTAAATACTGGAAGTCACGGAAAGAATATGATTTTCTCTCGGAGATCATCTTATCAGCAGATACTATCTTTGGAGAAAGGAGGAATGCAGGTTGTGGAACGAGATGTTGATCTTCCGGTGGACCTAATACTCAGCGCTTCAGTTTGCTTAGTATGGTTTGAGACCAAAATCTTTGAGAGCAATGAATTCACAGCGTCAACAGAAGCATCTAGTATAACAAATTTTATAGAGACCATCGCAACCAACATTCTGATGTCAATTAGTTTCTGTTTCTGTGGTTGCATAATG GTCTTTGAAGGTGAAGCTCACTCCCTTTCTTCTGTAATGGAGTCATCTGATTCTCTATATGCTGCAGCTGCTAGTCTGGGCATGAACCTGCAGCTATTCTTCTCACGCACCCCCAAGTCGGCAGATGAGATAATTCTCAGTTGCATTAGGAATGTGAATAGGTTGAATAAAGCTCCTTCTCCAGATATACCTGAATCAGAAAGCTTGGCTGAATCATTTCTCACAAAATTCCCTTCAATCAATCCCTTGTCTGCATACATTATTCTTTCTTGTGGAGGCAGCCTTGTGGAGTTCCTCAATTGGTCACATGAGCGCCGCATTCAGGCTATTGAAAAGTACCTGTTGTCTCCGCAGAGCATTTCTCTGTTCAATGCTTTGTGCAAATTTGGTGAGCTAGGTGAATCTAAGTCTGTAATGACCGATTGCTCTTCTGTAGATTCAGACATCTGTAGTGCATTGTTGCAGTCTCCAAGGAAAAGGAAAAAGTGTGCCTCACAAGCTTTTGCAGTACCAACTAGTGATCGCCTCCATCCCGATCCTCTAAACCGATTGCCTGGTAACTATGTGGAACATAATGTATTCTCACAGCCCAAGTTCAGGAGGTGCTCTGATGTGGAGGATGCAATGCCTCAGTTCCCAGAGGTCTTTATGTTTGATCAAAGTTTGAGTAGGGGAGGTGAAGGGGTCTCTTGTGTACCAAGAGAGCACGATACTGATGCAATAATTGGCAATCAGATCATGAGTGATCATTTCAGCAATGGTTTGACTACAGATATGAGGCATTATGACCGAAGGGCTAGCGGTATGGTCGACACATATGACATCTCTTGGCAACCTGAATCAGTGGGTAAAGAACGAATCAAAAACTCTTTTCCCCCAAGCAAACCATCATTCAATAGAACTTACAGTCATCCAGTATTTCCAGCTGCATTGGAGATCAATGATGATACTGGTGACTGGGACATTCCAGGAGGTACGCATCGCACGTGGAAGGGTGGGGATAATTCAACTGCTTGCAGAAATGAAATGGGCAGCAGATATCGTGAACCAAGAGAGGAAATAATTCAGAGTCCAGGAAGTTCGCTTGCTTTTCTGAAACAGGATTCTGGCTCTCATGCAACTTCACACGGCTCAGGCTGGGAAATGGATTATCTAAGGCAAATGAACGAGAAAAGAAGAGCACGTCAGGAGAGATCAAGATGCAATACACCAGCAATGATGTCAAGCTCGAGGATGAGGGATGGTGCTTCCAAGATTCTAAGTCCTCCACCTATTGATTCCTTCAGATACCGAGGGGATAGAGAAACTCCTTTGAGGGATCGGAGCCCATCTGTTGGGATTCAACGTTATGGGAAAGCCAGAGAAGGACCTAAAGCGCATACCCATAGGGCAAGGAAAGATTTCAAGATGCAATCAAGTGCAAGTCATGAAAACAGGAGGGAGCCGTCCATTGATCCAACATGGACTCCCGTCGACAAGAGAGCGAGACAG AAACTTTTATTTGCAACTCACGGGAAGGAAAAACAGAGCAAGCTGATCTGGAGAAATCAAAATAGCCCTGGCATTGGGTGTGGCTTCCGGAAAAGATACCGGGAAGAAGAAGGTATGTAG